TTGAGAGCTCGACTGGAAACCGGGAGCCTACTGACCGGACAATTGTTCGTCGGGCTTGACTTCCACCAGGATCTTCCGCCGAAAGAGCTGATCCTGACCGGAAAATATCCGGAGATTCCGGCAATACCGGCCGCGATGGATGAATTGCGACGGACGGTTAGCGATTTGATGGCGGAGATTCGACGGTTACCTCTTGATAAAATTGCTACGGAAATACTGAAAACCGTGGAAGGAGGCAACCGTCTGGTTAATTCCCCGGACACTCAAAAGGCCGTCCACAACCTCAATGTTGCATTAGGAAATGTGGAGAAATTCACTGAGGGTCTCGACCGGCAGGTTGATGGCCTGGTGAAGAATTTGGACAAAACTCTGGCAACGGTCCAGAAAGGGTTACAACAGATTGATCCCAATTCACCCGCTGCGGTGAATATGAATAATGCCTTGAAGGAACTATCTGCTGCCGCCCGCTCTATTCGGGTTTTGGCTGATTATCTTGAACAACATCCCGAGGCATTAGTCAAAGGGAAAAATTAAATGAGGTGGACATGAACTGGATCATAAAGGGGATTGTTTTATTCGTCGCTGGTGTCGGCGTGCTGAATGTCCTGGGGTGTGGGACGAGTCAACCTTCACATTTTTATTTGTTGCGAGCCGAATCGCCTCACTCTGTCCCGAGCCTATCGGACTCGAAACTATCAAGCCTGTCCTTTGGACTAGGGCCGGTCACCCTTCCCAAATATCTGGACCGGCCGCAGATTGTGACCAAAACGAGTGCCCATGAAGTCGAGCTGGCAGAATTTCATAAATGGGCTGAACCGTTGACTGGGAATGTGTCTCATGTCCTGGCCGAAAATCTTTCAGCCCTGCTTTCAACGGATCGAATTCTGGAGTATCCGTGGAGGAGTTCAATCTCCCTGGATTACCAGATTACCGTGGATGTCTTGCAGTTCGATGGCACTATGGGAGGGGAGGCCATTCTGGTTGCCCGGTGGAGTCTGTTGGGTGGCGATGAACAAACGGTGCTCACCACCAAGAAAACGCAGATGACCCATCGTCCGACCACCCAGGATTATGAATCGTTGGTCGAGGCCATGAGTCGGAATCTTGAGGATCTCAGTCGAGAGATCGCAGAGGCGATCACCACTCTTCCATAAAAAATCCAACCCGGTACTTTTTCCTAATCTGCGGGTGGCAGGGTTGTTCCTGCGCTGTGGGTAGAATTACACCCAAGAATGTCCGTGGTAGTGAGGTATCGCCACGAATAGAACATTCAACGGGATTTTTTATCCGGAAATTTTTATGATTTTCACCCTGTGATGGTGGACACTTAGATTTAACTTGCTGAATATGAGACGCACTTACACGGAGAACAATTCATGGGAATGCTTTCGTCAGTCAAGCATGAACTTAAAGAAGTCGGTTTAGTGACCCTGTATTTTTTCTGTTGTTTCGGGATCATCCTCACCCTCAAGAAGCTGATGTTAGAAAGTTATCATATTGAGTTCTATGCCTTCTCAACGGCACTGATCGGCGCACTTATAGTTGGAAAGGTTGTGGTTCTGTTGGGTAAAACCCGAGCGGGCTCCAGGTTCGATTCTCAACATTCGCTTGTCGCTGCTGTTCTATATAGGACCATGGTTTATAGTGGATGCACCTTCCTGGTTTTGTTTACTGAAAAAATGTTCCATGCTTTTCGCGAGAGTGGTATGTTGGGTGCGGCATTCATGGACGTATGGGAACATAAGGATCTTTCTCTCATTCTTGCTAAGGTTCTCTGCGTCGGGCTGGCCTTTATGGGGTTTTTTCTTTATAGAGGTATTGATCGGCGGTTAGGAGAAGGGACCTTGAGACGCATCATATTCGCATCTCCCTGATGCCCTTCTATGGAATGTGCTTAATGAATTTCATATGCAAAAATTTTGGAACATTGCATCTTTGCATTCCAACCCTCCTTTTAAATGGAAATTTTCCCGCCCCAATTTCTTGAGGATGCAATAAGTTATTGGGCACCACGATTCTCCCAAAGACTGGCGGAAATTTCCCAAGCCAGGTGGTCTGGGGCGATACCCATCTGTTCGCTGGCATATCCATGAGTGCGGGACCCTTTGGTGCCTATAAAAAGAAGAATTTCATGTATTCTTAGATTGTTTTCCCTGGTTAAACAATGAAGATCCACCTGCGAATCGGGTGTGTCATCCCAAAGAGCAAAAAAGGATGGTTGAAAAATTTACATCACACAAAGAGAGGAGCCATGTGCCCACTTTACTGGAGACCTTTGATGGATGCCCCTCAATCAGGTGGTCACCGAATTTTTCCGATGACCTTTTTCGAGAAAGGGTCATTTGAGGGCTTCGGCTCCGCCCACAATGTCCATCAGTTCCTTGGTAATGGCTTCCTGACGGCTCCTGTTATATTTGAGGCTGAGTTGCTTGATGAGTTCACCGGCGTTGCGAGTAGCGCCATCCATGGCAGCCATCCTTGCGGATTGTTCGGCAGCAGATGATTCCAACAAGATGCGGAATACCTGGCCCTGGGCATACTTGGGAAGCAGTGTTGACAGCAAATCCTCCTGAT
This region of Nitrospira sp. MA-1 genomic DNA includes:
- a CDS encoding PqiC family protein, which gives rise to MNWIIKGIVLFVAGVGVLNVLGCGTSQPSHFYLLRAESPHSVPSLSDSKLSSLSFGLGPVTLPKYLDRPQIVTKTSAHEVELAEFHKWAEPLTGNVSHVLAENLSALLSTDRILEYPWRSSISLDYQITVDVLQFDGTMGGEAILVARWSLLGGDEQTVLTTKKTQMTHRPTTQDYESLVEAMSRNLEDLSREIAEAITTLP